A part of Campylobacter sp. MIT 99-7217 genomic DNA contains:
- a CDS encoding methyl-accepting chemotaxis protein: MQFFNNLKLGFKVSLFFGFLFGVCIYAILYIVNASSTGIQTQESKKLLEVTSKRHANRIEGLLDEVESVMNFLAQNMQSQMDQNLNFSYDDIAARVGNAISNMPYVTYGFSVARNGTHLHNHFINIDERARLSTGDILIVARDRSEGSKKDIQIIYGETEILQFNSVNQAFSSGKTSAGNPRFIKVEGQEIFAASLSIPLIKDNVVQGVIGVIIDFEEFSKNILEGKRSFEGEYSFLMGPDLSLAVHPFKENLGKKVPSLITAQSAAKITSSVENKRDEVVEYENLYGSQGYLGLSHFSLGKRSNSYWTIATFAPSDSIFAPVKELFKTILIAGIVSFLIVVVIIFVFVKKYLVAKIEFILEKLKMFFDYINFKSQTPPPTLNLKTNDELGMFAKSLNDNINRANQVFLQNKEIVQKVTKALNQAELGNLDVRVEDRSQNPDIDALVLRLNKLLSILRDKVGSDMTAIQHIFEEYKTLDFRNQIPNASGIVEVTTNLLGQEIVKMLTKSSEFANALSDESGKLQEGIRTLTKSSNSQATSLEETAAALEEITSSMQNVSHKTGEVIVQSEEIKNITSIIADIADQINLLALNAAIEAARAGEHGRGFAVVADEVRKLAERTQKSLSEIEASTNLLVQSINDMAESIKEQTMGITQINESVTQIEQATQDNVKIANDSVAISDSVSAIAADILADVEKKKF, translated from the coding sequence ATGCAATTTTTTAACAATCTAAAACTTGGGTTCAAGGTGAGCCTATTTTTTGGCTTTCTTTTTGGGGTCTGTATCTATGCGATTTTGTATATTGTTAATGCAAGTTCAACAGGTATTCAAACGCAAGAATCAAAAAAACTTCTTGAAGTAACTTCTAAAAGGCACGCAAATCGTATCGAAGGCTTGCTTGATGAAGTAGAAAGTGTGATGAATTTCCTTGCTCAAAATATGCAATCTCAAATGGATCAAAATCTTAATTTTTCTTATGATGACATAGCAGCACGGGTAGGCAATGCGATCAGTAATATGCCTTATGTAACTTATGGCTTTAGTGTGGCAAGAAATGGAACGCATTTGCACAATCATTTCATTAATATTGACGAAAGAGCAAGACTTTCCACCGGAGATATCTTAATCGTTGCTCGAGATAGGAGCGAGGGTTCAAAAAAAGATATTCAAATCATATACGGCGAAACTGAAATTTTGCAGTTTAATAGCGTCAATCAAGCTTTTTCTAGCGGAAAAACAAGTGCTGGAAATCCAAGATTTATCAAGGTAGAAGGTCAAGAAATCTTTGCTGCGTCCTTATCTATCCCTCTTATTAAAGATAATGTTGTTCAGGGTGTTATCGGTGTTATCATTGACTTTGAAGAATTTTCAAAAAATATTTTAGAGGGTAAAAGATCATTTGAGGGTGAATATAGCTTTTTAATGGGACCTGATTTAAGCTTAGCCGTGCATCCTTTCAAAGAAAATTTAGGTAAAAAAGTCCCCTCTCTCATCACAGCACAATCAGCTGCAAAAATTACTTCTAGCGTTGAAAATAAAAGAGATGAGGTTGTAGAATATGAAAATTTATACGGCTCACAAGGCTATTTGGGGCTTTCGCATTTTTCTTTGGGAAAAAGATCAAACTCATATTGGACTATAGCGACTTTTGCACCTAGTGATTCTATTTTTGCCCCTGTAAAAGAGCTTTTTAAAACTATACTCATAGCAGGGATTGTTTCTTTTCTCATTGTGGTGGTGATTATCTTTGTTTTTGTGAAAAAATACCTCGTGGCTAAGATAGAGTTTATACTTGAAAAGCTGAAAATGTTTTTTGATTATATTAATTTTAAAAGCCAAACTCCTCCTCCAACTCTAAATTTAAAGACAAATGATGAGCTTGGAATGTTTGCAAAAAGCTTGAATGATAATATCAATAGAGCCAATCAAGTTTTTTTGCAAAATAAAGAAATCGTTCAAAAAGTAACCAAAGCTCTTAATCAAGCTGAATTAGGAAATTTAGATGTCAGGGTAGAGGATAGGTCGCAAAATCCTGATATTGATGCTTTGGTGCTTAGGCTGAATAAACTTCTTTCTATTTTAAGGGATAAGGTAGGAAGTGATATGACGGCTATTCAGCATATATTTGAAGAATATAAGACCTTAGATTTTAGAAATCAAATCCCTAATGCAAGCGGTATAGTCGAAGTAACGACAAATCTTTTAGGACAAGAGATTGTAAAAATGCTTACAAAAAGCTCTGAATTTGCCAACGCTCTTTCTGATGAATCAGGCAAGTTACAAGAGGGTATAAGAACCCTTACTAAAAGCTCAAATTCACAAGCAACCTCACTTGAAGAAACTGCGGCAGCACTTGAGGAAATTACTTCAAGTATGCAAAATGTTTCACATAAAACAGGAGAGGTTATTGTTCAAAGTGAGGAGATTAAAAATATCACTTCTATCATCGCTGATATAGCTGATCAAATCAACTTACTTGCCCTTAATGCTGCCATTGAAGCTGCAAGGGCTGGAGAGCATGGACGAGGCTTTGCCGTTGTTGCTGATGAGGTTAGAAAACTTGCTGAAAGAACACAAAAATCCTTAAGTGAGATCGAAGCAAGTACAAATTTACTTGTGCAAAGCATTAATGATATGGCTGAAAGTATCAAAGAACAAACCATGGGTATCACTCAAATCAATGAAAGCGTTACACAAATAGAGCAAGCCACTCAAGATAATGTAAAAATCGCTAATGATTCAGTTGCCATTTCAGATAGCGTGAGTGCTATTGCTGCTGATATTTTAGCTGATGTAGAAAAGAAGAAATTTTAA
- a CDS encoding YiiX/YebB-like N1pC/P60 family cysteine hydrolase: MEDRKNLKSKVLWLFLLLIVFVLVLVFLQKSIDTRAYSNKNLGDFKDFSLADLIFRQGIGYDSLVIQELSQSKYSHLGLIISTDPVLILHATTDDDPLKSDQVLVSSLEDFLSLSKSIALKRYDLSDEQKKLIVKKALQKEGEKFVLRADGFYCTSLIEQAFEDIYTLKLNKTKLDIPFLSGEYLLPKSLFEDEKSLLILERTFN, encoded by the coding sequence TTGGAAGATAGAAAAAATCTAAAAAGCAAGGTTCTTTGGCTTTTTTTACTTCTTATTGTATTTGTTTTAGTCCTTGTGTTTTTGCAAAAAAGCATTGATACAAGGGCTTATTCTAATAAAAATTTAGGCGATTTTAAAGATTTTAGCTTGGCTGATCTTATTTTTAGGCAAGGCATAGGATATGATAGCTTAGTTATACAAGAGCTTTCTCAAAGCAAGTATTCTCACCTTGGTCTTATCATTTCTACAGATCCTGTTTTAATCTTGCACGCAACAACAGATGATGATCCTTTAAAAAGCGATCAGGTCTTAGTTTCAAGCCTAGAGGACTTTTTAAGTCTTTCAAAAAGCATAGCCCTTAAAAGATATGATTTAAGTGATGAGCAAAAAAAGCTTATCGTCAAAAAGGCACTTCAAAAAGAGGGGGAAAAATTTGTATTAAGAGCGGACGGATTTTACTGCACCAGCTTGATAGAACAAGCCTTTGAGGATATATATACACTTAAGCTAAATAAAACCAAGCTTGATATACCCTTTTTAAGTGGAGAATATCTTTTGCCAAAGAGTCTTTTTGAAGATGAAAAAAGCTTACTTATACTTGAAAGAACTTTTAACTAA
- a CDS encoding DUF4878 domain-containing protein, whose product MLNTSKTFFTALILVFFVACGSSNDPESLTKDFLSEIAEGKFDIEKMYLGKDVKDDGTKEMFTGKLKAFAQNSKAQTDKKGGLKEVKILSSKVEENKAFVDFEILFNDGSSNKGKARLVKDNQTWKIEKI is encoded by the coding sequence ATGTTAAACACTTCCAAAACTTTTTTTACGGCTTTGATCCTTGTCTTCTTTGTTGCTTGTGGCTCAAGTAACGATCCTGAAAGTCTTACAAAAGATTTTCTTAGCGAAATTGCTGAGGGCAAATTTGATATAGAAAAAATGTATCTTGGAAAAGATGTTAAAGATGATGGCACAAAAGAAATGTTTACAGGTAAGCTCAAAGCATTTGCCCAAAATTCAAAAGCACAAACTGATAAAAAAGGTGGCTTAAAAGAAGTGAAAATCTTAAGTTCAAAGGTAGAGGAAAATAAGGCTTTTGTAGATTTTGAAATTCTTTTTAATGATGGTTCAAGCAACAAAGGCAAAGCTCGTCTTGTAAAAGATAATCAAACTTGGAAGATAGAAAAAATCTAA
- a CDS encoding HAD family hydrolase, with amino-acid sequence MSRKTILFDLDGTLIDSRESIMLSFEFAFGVCQKPCPSRELISSFVGYPLEIMFEKLGVSKDRIDDFVKAYRNKYEEIYLDITTLLPQAREAIEDAFNFADLAVVTTKNSHFSQILLKHLQVLKYFTCVIGKEDVDEPKPSAKPIMKALEILKKDRENAYMIGDTALDIQAALNAKITPLALSCGYEDIKSLQKYHCEIFSSAKEAVSFIKNL; translated from the coding sequence ATGTCTAGAAAGACTATTTTATTTGATCTTGATGGCACTCTCATTGATTCAAGGGAATCAATCATGCTTTCCTTTGAATTTGCCTTTGGTGTTTGTCAAAAACCCTGCCCTAGTAGAGAGCTTATAAGCTCTTTTGTGGGTTATCCCTTAGAGATCATGTTTGAAAAACTTGGTGTTTCAAAAGATCGTATCGATGACTTTGTCAAAGCTTATAGAAACAAATATGAAGAAATTTACCTTGATATAACAACACTTTTACCTCAAGCAAGAGAGGCTATAGAAGATGCTTTTAATTTTGCTGATTTAGCCGTAGTTACAACAAAAAATTCACATTTTTCTCAAATTTTGCTTAAGCACTTGCAGGTCTTAAAGTATTTTACTTGTGTGATAGGAAAAGAAGATGTTGATGAGCCAAAACCAAGTGCTAAACCCATAATGAAAGCCCTAGAAATTTTAAAAAAAGATAGGGAAAATGCTTATATGATAGGAGACACAGCTCTTGATATACAAGCAGCACTTAATGCCAAAATAACCCCACTAGCTTTAAGCTGTGGTTATGAGGATATAAAAAGCCTGCAAAAATATCACTGCGAAATTTTTAGCAGTGCAAAAGAAGCTGTGTCTTTTATAAAAAATCTTTAA
- the rpsI gene encoding 30S ribosomal protein S9, with translation MATIYATGKRKTAIAKVWLKAGSGKISINGMDLNTWLGGHEAIKLKVIQPLLVTKQENLMDIKATTLGGGYSAQAEALRHGISKALAAMDADFRALLKPQGLLTRDSRSVERKKYGRKKARRSPQFSKR, from the coding sequence ATGGCAACAATATATGCAACAGGCAAAAGAAAAACCGCTATTGCTAAGGTTTGGCTCAAGGCAGGTAGTGGAAAAATAAGCATTAATGGAATGGACTTAAATACTTGGCTTGGTGGACACGAGGCTATAAAGCTTAAGGTTATCCAACCTCTGCTTGTAACAAAACAAGAAAATTTAATGGATATTAAAGCTACAACCCTAGGTGGCGGTTATAGTGCGCAAGCTGAAGCTTTAAGACATGGAATTTCAAAGGCTCTAGCAGCAATGGATGCAGACTTTAGAGCCTTACTCAAACCACAAGGTTTACTTACAAGAGATAGTAGAAGCGTTGAGCGTAAGAAATACGGACGCAAAAAAGCAAGAAGAAGTCCTCAGTTTTCTAAACGCTAA
- the rplM gene encoding 50S ribosomal protein L13 has protein sequence MTKIKKPNEIKREWIVLDAEGKRFGRLLTEVATILRGKNKPYFTPNVDCGDYVIIINASKASFTGANKAEEKLYHRHSGYFGSTKSEKFGDLLAKNPAKLYKLAVRGMLPKTNLGRAMLKKLKVYAGSEHPHTAQIAKEGK, from the coding sequence ATGACAAAGATAAAAAAGCCAAACGAGATTAAACGAGAATGGATCGTTTTAGATGCTGAAGGAAAGCGTTTTGGAAGACTTTTAACAGAGGTTGCAACCATTTTAAGAGGAAAAAATAAACCTTATTTTACTCCAAATGTTGATTGTGGGGATTATGTGATCATTATTAATGCAAGCAAAGCAAGCTTTACAGGAGCAAATAAAGCAGAAGAAAAGCTTTATCACAGACATTCAGGATATTTTGGAAGCACAAAAAGTGAAAAATTTGGGGACTTGCTTGCTAAAAATCCTGCAAAACTTTATAAACTAGCCGTTAGAGGAATGCTCCCAAAAACAAATTTGGGCAGAGCAATGCTTAAAAAACTCAAAGTTTACGCAGGCAGTGAGCACCCACATACTGCACAAATCGCTAAAGAAGGAAAATAA